In Mangifera indica cultivar Alphonso chromosome 1, CATAS_Mindica_2.1, whole genome shotgun sequence, a single genomic region encodes these proteins:
- the LOC123221097 gene encoding G-box-binding factor 1-like isoform X2, translating into MGTGEENTPAKPSKPASSTQEIPATPAYPDWSSTMQAFYGAGATPPPFFASTVASPTPPPYLWGSQHPLMPPYGTPVPYPVIYPPGGVYAHPPMATTPSSAPTNVELEGKGPEGKDRTSTKKSKGTSGGKVGDIAKAASGSGNDATSQSAESGSEGSSDASDENANQQEFAVGKKGSFDQMLADANAQSSTGEAVQAPVAGKPVVSMPATNLNIGMDLWNVSPAAAGTAKMRPSGTPSTVVAPAAMIGREGVMSDQWIQDERELKRQKRKQSNRESARRSRLRKQAECEELQSRVESLATENRNLRDELQRLSEECEKLTAENTSIKEELTQICGPEAVANLEQGKPSLAPLTHPDEGNR; encoded by the exons ATGGGAACTGGTGAAGAGAACACACCTGCTAAGCCTTCTAAACCAGCTTCTTCAACTCAG GAAATACCAGCTACACCAGCATACCCTGATTGGTCAAGCACTATGCAG GCTTTTTATGGTGCTGGGGCTACACCACCTCCTTTTTTTGCTTCAACTGTCGCTTCTCCAACTCCTCCCCCCTATCTGTGGGGAAGCCAG CATCCTTTAATGCCGCCTTATGGTACCCCAGTTCCTTACCCTGTTATATACCCTCCTGGGGGAGTCTATGCCCATCCTCCAATGGCTACG ACTCCAAGCTCGGCACCAACAAATGTTGAGCTGGAAGGAAAAGGACCTGAAGGGAAGGACCGTACTTCAACTAAAAAATCCAAGGGAACGTCAGGGGGCAAGGTTGGAGACATTGCCAAGGCAGCTTCAGGTTCTGGGAATGATGCTACCTCCCAAAG TGCTGAAAGTGGTAGTGAGGGTTCATCAGATGCAAGTGACGAAAATGCAAATCAGCAG GAGTTTGCTGTTGGTAAAAAGGGATCCTTTGATCAGATGCTTGCAGATG CTAATGCACAGAGTAGCACTGGTGAGGCTGTTCAAGCTCCGGTGGCCGGGAAGCCTGTCGTGTCTATGCCAGCAACTAATCTTAATATTGGAATGGACTTGTGGAATGTATCACCTGCTGCAGCTGGAACTGCAAAAATGAGACCATCTGGGACTCCATCCACAGTTGTTGCTCCTGCAGCGATGATTGGTCGTGAAGGCGTAATGTCTGACCAATGGATTCAA GATGAACGGGAACTGAAAAGACAGAAAAGGAAGCAATCTAATAGGGAGTCAGCTAGAAGGTCAAGATTACGGAAGCAG GCCGAATGTGAAGAGCTGCAATCTAGGGTGGAGTCATTGGCCACTGAGAACCGTAACCTCAGGGATGAGTTGCAGAGGCTTTCTGAAGAATGTGAGAAACTTACTGCCGAAAATACTTCTATTAAG GAGGAATTGACTCAAATATGCGGACCAGAGGCAGTAGCTAACCTTGAACAGGGCAAACCTTCGTTGGCTCCTCTTACACACCCTGATGAGGGGAATAGGTAA
- the LOC123221097 gene encoding G-box-binding factor 1-like isoform X1: MGTGEENTPAKPSKPASSTQEIPATPAYPDWSSTMQAFYGAGATPPPFFASTVASPTPPPYLWGSQHPLMPPYGTPVPYPVIYPPGGVYAHPPMATVKVTMTPSSAPTNVELEGKGPEGKDRTSTKKSKGTSGGKVGDIAKAASGSGNDATSQSAESGSEGSSDASDENANQQEFAVGKKGSFDQMLADANAQSSTGEAVQAPVAGKPVVSMPATNLNIGMDLWNVSPAAAGTAKMRPSGTPSTVVAPAAMIGREGVMSDQWIQDERELKRQKRKQSNRESARRSRLRKQAECEELQSRVESLATENRNLRDELQRLSEECEKLTAENTSIKEELTQICGPEAVANLEQGKPSLAPLTHPDEGNR, from the exons ATGGGAACTGGTGAAGAGAACACACCTGCTAAGCCTTCTAAACCAGCTTCTTCAACTCAG GAAATACCAGCTACACCAGCATACCCTGATTGGTCAAGCACTATGCAG GCTTTTTATGGTGCTGGGGCTACACCACCTCCTTTTTTTGCTTCAACTGTCGCTTCTCCAACTCCTCCCCCCTATCTGTGGGGAAGCCAG CATCCTTTAATGCCGCCTTATGGTACCCCAGTTCCTTACCCTGTTATATACCCTCCTGGGGGAGTCTATGCCCATCCTCCAATGGCTACGGTAAAAGTAACTATG ACTCCAAGCTCGGCACCAACAAATGTTGAGCTGGAAGGAAAAGGACCTGAAGGGAAGGACCGTACTTCAACTAAAAAATCCAAGGGAACGTCAGGGGGCAAGGTTGGAGACATTGCCAAGGCAGCTTCAGGTTCTGGGAATGATGCTACCTCCCAAAG TGCTGAAAGTGGTAGTGAGGGTTCATCAGATGCAAGTGACGAAAATGCAAATCAGCAG GAGTTTGCTGTTGGTAAAAAGGGATCCTTTGATCAGATGCTTGCAGATG CTAATGCACAGAGTAGCACTGGTGAGGCTGTTCAAGCTCCGGTGGCCGGGAAGCCTGTCGTGTCTATGCCAGCAACTAATCTTAATATTGGAATGGACTTGTGGAATGTATCACCTGCTGCAGCTGGAACTGCAAAAATGAGACCATCTGGGACTCCATCCACAGTTGTTGCTCCTGCAGCGATGATTGGTCGTGAAGGCGTAATGTCTGACCAATGGATTCAA GATGAACGGGAACTGAAAAGACAGAAAAGGAAGCAATCTAATAGGGAGTCAGCTAGAAGGTCAAGATTACGGAAGCAG GCCGAATGTGAAGAGCTGCAATCTAGGGTGGAGTCATTGGCCACTGAGAACCGTAACCTCAGGGATGAGTTGCAGAGGCTTTCTGAAGAATGTGAGAAACTTACTGCCGAAAATACTTCTATTAAG GAGGAATTGACTCAAATATGCGGACCAGAGGCAGTAGCTAACCTTGAACAGGGCAAACCTTCGTTGGCTCCTCTTACACACCCTGATGAGGGGAATAGGTAA
- the LOC123221097 gene encoding G-box-binding factor 1-like isoform X3, translating to MQAFYGAGATPPPFFASTVASPTPPPYLWGSQHPLMPPYGTPVPYPVIYPPGGVYAHPPMATVKVTMTPSSAPTNVELEGKGPEGKDRTSTKKSKGTSGGKVGDIAKAASGSGNDATSQSAESGSEGSSDASDENANQQEFAVGKKGSFDQMLADANAQSSTGEAVQAPVAGKPVVSMPATNLNIGMDLWNVSPAAAGTAKMRPSGTPSTVVAPAAMIGREGVMSDQWIQDERELKRQKRKQSNRESARRSRLRKQAECEELQSRVESLATENRNLRDELQRLSEECEKLTAENTSIKEELTQICGPEAVANLEQGKPSLAPLTHPDEGNR from the exons ATGCAG GCTTTTTATGGTGCTGGGGCTACACCACCTCCTTTTTTTGCTTCAACTGTCGCTTCTCCAACTCCTCCCCCCTATCTGTGGGGAAGCCAG CATCCTTTAATGCCGCCTTATGGTACCCCAGTTCCTTACCCTGTTATATACCCTCCTGGGGGAGTCTATGCCCATCCTCCAATGGCTACGGTAAAAGTAACTATG ACTCCAAGCTCGGCACCAACAAATGTTGAGCTGGAAGGAAAAGGACCTGAAGGGAAGGACCGTACTTCAACTAAAAAATCCAAGGGAACGTCAGGGGGCAAGGTTGGAGACATTGCCAAGGCAGCTTCAGGTTCTGGGAATGATGCTACCTCCCAAAG TGCTGAAAGTGGTAGTGAGGGTTCATCAGATGCAAGTGACGAAAATGCAAATCAGCAG GAGTTTGCTGTTGGTAAAAAGGGATCCTTTGATCAGATGCTTGCAGATG CTAATGCACAGAGTAGCACTGGTGAGGCTGTTCAAGCTCCGGTGGCCGGGAAGCCTGTCGTGTCTATGCCAGCAACTAATCTTAATATTGGAATGGACTTGTGGAATGTATCACCTGCTGCAGCTGGAACTGCAAAAATGAGACCATCTGGGACTCCATCCACAGTTGTTGCTCCTGCAGCGATGATTGGTCGTGAAGGCGTAATGTCTGACCAATGGATTCAA GATGAACGGGAACTGAAAAGACAGAAAAGGAAGCAATCTAATAGGGAGTCAGCTAGAAGGTCAAGATTACGGAAGCAG GCCGAATGTGAAGAGCTGCAATCTAGGGTGGAGTCATTGGCCACTGAGAACCGTAACCTCAGGGATGAGTTGCAGAGGCTTTCTGAAGAATGTGAGAAACTTACTGCCGAAAATACTTCTATTAAG GAGGAATTGACTCAAATATGCGGACCAGAGGCAGTAGCTAACCTTGAACAGGGCAAACCTTCGTTGGCTCCTCTTACACACCCTGATGAGGGGAATAGGTAA
- the LOC123221097 gene encoding G-box-binding factor 1-like isoform X4: protein MGTGEENTPAKPSKPASSTQEIPATPAYPDWSSTMQAFYGAGATPPPFFASTVASPTPPPYLWGSQTPSSAPTNVELEGKGPEGKDRTSTKKSKGTSGGKVGDIAKAASGSGNDATSQSAESGSEGSSDASDENANQQEFAVGKKGSFDQMLADANAQSSTGEAVQAPVAGKPVVSMPATNLNIGMDLWNVSPAAAGTAKMRPSGTPSTVVAPAAMIGREGVMSDQWIQDERELKRQKRKQSNRESARRSRLRKQAECEELQSRVESLATENRNLRDELQRLSEECEKLTAENTSIKEELTQICGPEAVANLEQGKPSLAPLTHPDEGNR, encoded by the exons ATGGGAACTGGTGAAGAGAACACACCTGCTAAGCCTTCTAAACCAGCTTCTTCAACTCAG GAAATACCAGCTACACCAGCATACCCTGATTGGTCAAGCACTATGCAG GCTTTTTATGGTGCTGGGGCTACACCACCTCCTTTTTTTGCTTCAACTGTCGCTTCTCCAACTCCTCCCCCCTATCTGTGGGGAAGCCAG ACTCCAAGCTCGGCACCAACAAATGTTGAGCTGGAAGGAAAAGGACCTGAAGGGAAGGACCGTACTTCAACTAAAAAATCCAAGGGAACGTCAGGGGGCAAGGTTGGAGACATTGCCAAGGCAGCTTCAGGTTCTGGGAATGATGCTACCTCCCAAAG TGCTGAAAGTGGTAGTGAGGGTTCATCAGATGCAAGTGACGAAAATGCAAATCAGCAG GAGTTTGCTGTTGGTAAAAAGGGATCCTTTGATCAGATGCTTGCAGATG CTAATGCACAGAGTAGCACTGGTGAGGCTGTTCAAGCTCCGGTGGCCGGGAAGCCTGTCGTGTCTATGCCAGCAACTAATCTTAATATTGGAATGGACTTGTGGAATGTATCACCTGCTGCAGCTGGAACTGCAAAAATGAGACCATCTGGGACTCCATCCACAGTTGTTGCTCCTGCAGCGATGATTGGTCGTGAAGGCGTAATGTCTGACCAATGGATTCAA GATGAACGGGAACTGAAAAGACAGAAAAGGAAGCAATCTAATAGGGAGTCAGCTAGAAGGTCAAGATTACGGAAGCAG GCCGAATGTGAAGAGCTGCAATCTAGGGTGGAGTCATTGGCCACTGAGAACCGTAACCTCAGGGATGAGTTGCAGAGGCTTTCTGAAGAATGTGAGAAACTTACTGCCGAAAATACTTCTATTAAG GAGGAATTGACTCAAATATGCGGACCAGAGGCAGTAGCTAACCTTGAACAGGGCAAACCTTCGTTGGCTCCTCTTACACACCCTGATGAGGGGAATAGGTAA